The Helianthus annuus cultivar XRQ/B chromosome 15, HanXRQr2.0-SUNRISE, whole genome shotgun sequence genomic sequence ggtgctgtccagctggcttctattcggctttcacattttgttacctgaaacgcgtttaaaaacattttgttagtgggaaatactggtgagtgaatcccaatttaatcacgacaggttttatcagtttacagttattgagggcgatcttgcaattacatttgtttatttttctactttaattaccacccacggtactgtcaactcgacttgtggtcatgttactactcatagtgtagtaacaaattttgtacaCAAAACCCctacataccgacgataattgtagaatcacaaatactcaatcaccTGCTAACTATAATGtaaaaacaattgaggttttgtaaaaacagtttgcaaaaaggaggattactcacattgctatcttaggtaATTTCCTGTGGATTCCTGGCTATaatctataaattttaaataatgcgcacgcgttagtataataacccaattttacattagttataccctccccgagacagaactccaacgactacgtcgggcagagccttaacagccgttacggagcgctagatcaatcgggcagcgtatctaatacgtaaccgggggttaaaatacttacaacgaggcagaactttgctattttagtgggtataatacccgatattactattattatagcAGAAATATAGAGAGAGATCGAGAAAATGAACGAATTGCAACTGAAGGCCGATGGCCTCCTTTTATAGGGCTGCTTCGGCAGtccctcgcgccccgcgtaaaacTCACAaggggcttacgcgccccgcgagaTAGGGGGTGTAGGCCCTAGCCTTGTCCGGTCATCAGGTAGCTTCGACACGAGTGGGGACACGTGGCGGCTCCAGGGCTTGCCTCATGTCCactcgctcgcggcccgcgtaagacgaAGGTGAGGTATTCGCGGCCCGCCAGAGACCataaaatttgatttttattaaatttttataaaaataaaggtatttagggccattttacgtatacggggtgtattttaggatgtATAGGGACATTCTAAATATTTTAGGATATATTTAGGAGTGTCGGAattattttaggagggttgttatactaaCGGTCATGGAGGCTCTATCGAGCATGATTTCTAAAGCCAAGGAAGCAGGGTATTTGAAAGGTATTTCTACTCCTTGTGACGGGCGGTCATTACCCACCTTCTTTTTGCAGATGATGCTATTTAATTCGGTGAGTGGTCTTCAGTGGAGatcgtgtaacacctcgaatttttgtgtccaatgatgtgctaacacgtgtcatttgtttacacgtggcatctataataaataaaggactaattttgacaaaccttgaaagtatataaattcgagggttataaaaatgtcaaaagggtaaatatactgtatagtatccctaaataatgcttaaaccttcaaacgaataaattatagatcgtacaaaaacaaaacgcggaagaaagtgagagattacaaactacaggggttaactgtgtcaacatgtttaataatacctctgagtgaccctttaacgttccaaagactttgtaacggtattataccctcactaaaataatatatatgaatttcgcgaagtttcgatatgaaacgggaaagttacgatcaaattcgtagaagaagggttaaaagcgtcaacagtgaaagttaaggctttccaatataattaataaataaaccggggacttaataatgcgggtaattaacacgaggcccctatcggtaaataaccgagggccaaaccgcaaagttaccccttcaaaaccgaaaggtcaggtgaatcattacgaaagatttcgttattaatggccagattctgtaattattacaaaaagatttaaaaatcctgaaatcttaaccttaggcgacccgcgtgaaggttaaggattagttgaggcgggccgcgagcctcctcactaattcgcctgatttcttaacctttaggcgacccgcattaaaatgcatgggaactcccatgcgggccgcgtaaagtgcccagatgcagaatggttgtaactacttggcttttggagcttttgaatgaTCAAACACCAATgtatgaggcatgggcaccctacacttgacccataactccaggggacacctacccatcacccTTGACCTGTtgtagtgcttgtaatgatcatgcttgcttgacattggctataaatagccaagtttggcacataacattcacacaactcaaaacacacaactactgatcattctaagtgctcccaagcattctcttctgctctataatcaagaagcaacttctgtaagtcgttcataaccattatGGTTTCatatttccatagttatagctcataaacgcaaccgtcgtaactaacggttgtcattacaataaatCGCAAAtaattcagtcttatgacgaatcaaaaatggttatgagttggtatttatgtgggtattaaacctctaaaatggttccccctgatcaccactctaactatgtcaaatgtcgagtcaaacgtgcggttaaaaagtcaacagaaagctattttagcgatttatgcataatctgtaatatatatgttatggaacctgttttgataatcataaaacatgataataagtatataaacccgtttgcgctcgtttgaatcgatcatttactatatagaaccggttcggagccgaaagtcgcaaaagtttgacttttgctttgacttcagttctgacccgttttagtgaggtataaatataccttaggactctcttaggaccaggtcacatgttggtatacgcctctgtggtcggttcatgagttatccaagtcttttacgtatttccgtcattcgcctaaaagttgaccgtaacggccttttaaaattaaaacgagtatttcggacacgtgaacggaccaaaactttgcttattaaattataagcatgtccttaaagtttcacgtcaatccgaggtctagaatgagagttatgctaaaaggcgcacttttgagaaagttttgtaattaacggcgcaattagcataacgcccatctagcccaagttttcgtcaccaaaacttttacccactgtggtaaaataatattttgggaattttaaagatttttaataatttttaccttgctcataacctgcggttatggctacggttcggtaaataccgaatatgccctttttggccaaaacgggagttctacaaggtcttttgacccgattccagttgccactggttttacataataaataaagtattttaagctttataagctgttcgggaaactcagatttcctgtagaactcgaaaagcccttttaaagtctttaaaatgaccgaaaagcccctacggggcataatataaacttaaactcgttacgggcattacggaaggtatcctactgataccaaaatacttttaaagcatattgacttaggaaataagcgtaggacacttatggttaaccgtttcgcctatttgcgcacacggtacggctcatggaactagttttcgtgcaatagccgatatgggtcaaactatattatttgaaccccaaaatccagagtatgaactataaacccatataaaacaagtctctgaacttgttgggtccaaatcatactccattctcggttttcgccttttcgtgcgaattaaccatatctatatatcggaatcaaccggtttaagctacgactaatacaaggaccgttaggattctaagaggttaattaaaaccttcgttccagattaggagccccagtaaaagctatcggtgacttgatctaaattaaggattaatacttgcaaaggtaaatactttaacttatttcccctatatgggcttgggttaaggtatattaataccgcttgattgagcattatataattccatcgcttaggtggttaattgattaaatatgatcggctcatttaaacagttttgttgcttataagcctttggggggtttactgaccgttgtcccggatatccttggcatcattttacgaaatggccacgaccatcgacatcccggtgtaggcgtacacccggtataaagtgtcgacattaaaactaaaagacgtagccgttggtttttatactacggttttacgcaaacgtggtgtgtctataaatctttaacccggcacgacccgggctactgaacgcataaaagaacatgtaaaacgttcacaagatcattatgaattttcccaagttataaaagagtttgtgccttgtgcattcaaatcaattttaataaacatttttaaatgtgtcagttgaatgtatttaccagtgtaaactgacgtattttccccaaaaagattaagtgcaggtacctaaacgtaattggttggtattagctccctagcgtcgggataagcctcgcaagcttgattgcagtatctaatggaacaatactttacttttatttacgatccactgtggatatatccaacccctgtaatacattttgatattacaatcagaggttgaaatttatatatttatcttatgcttccgctgtgcattatataattgtgtggtttgactatattgttgccaacatcgtcacggtaatcccccaccgggcccaccggtgagacacgtggaaatcggggtgtgacagatcgaAAATATGCTTAGAATCCTCCGTTGTTTTCATATCAGTTCCGGGTTAAAAATCAACATTGACAAGTCTAATCTATATGGCATCGGCGTGAGTTGGAAGGAAGTTAAAGATTTTGCTTCCGAGGTTGGTTGTAAACCGGACGCTCCTCCGTTTAAATACCTCGGAGTGTTGGTGGGTGCTAACATGAATCGCATAAGCAATTGGCTTCCCGTTTATGAAGAGTTTCAAAGTAGGCTTGCGGTTTGGAAATCCCGGTTTCTCTCAATCGGTGGGCGAGTTACTCTGATTAAATCGGTCCTTGAAAGTCTCCCTTTGTACTAATTTTCTATCTATAAAGCTCCGAAAAAGTTATTGTTGATTTGGAAAAGATTATGAAAAGGTTCTTGTGGGGTGGCTCGACCGATGTGATTAAAATGCACTGGGTTGCATGGGATCGGGTGTCGTTGACAAAGTCCAAGGGAGGTCTAGGCCTCAGTAAATTACACGATATTAATGTGGCCCTTTTAACCAAATGGGGTTGGCGATATAAGACTGAAAAAAGTAGTTTGTGGCGTAGGATTATTGAGTCTTTACACTCAAGTCGTGTCGGGTGGGAATGTTTCCACTTCAAAAAAATCCTTAATGGGGCCTGGAGTAATATTATCAAGGTTATAACAAAGACGGTGGTGGACGGTACCCCAATCAGGAATTGTTTCAAAGGTGTCGTTAGCAAAGGGGATAGCATAGCGTTCTGGCTCGATCCCTGGATTATTAATGAGCCACTCAAATGTAAGTTCCCTGACCTCTTTAAGCTCGAAGTAACAAAAAATGCTCGGCTCTCGATTGTGTTCATGGTTCCGGTAATGATCGGATCCTGCTGTGGGAGTGGAAATCCGAGGTGCCGGTTCCCCTCCTTCAAGAAGTTTCTCAGCTTATAGCTCTCTTGTCGGATGTTTGCATCTCGTCGGCCGAAGACAGGTGGCTATGGATTGGTGGAGAGTGTGGGGACTTCTCAGTCAAGGGTGTGTGTTCTTTCATTGCGTCTGGGCCTATCTCGAGCAACTGCTTCGTTATGGAATGGTGTAGGTGGGTTCCCCTTAAGGTTAACATTTTTGCTTGGCGTTGCGAACAGGAAAGGATCCCGACGAGATCCGCCCTCCGATCTAGGAACATTGGCATAAATAATGAGTTATGTCCCCTTTGCGACTTTAGTGTTGAATCTATCGATCACCTCTTCACAAGTTGCACGGTTTCTTCGTCCGTTTGGCAGCAGGTATCTAAGTGGTGTAATTTTCCcattttttttgctttttcattCCGGGATCTCCTTGAGCTTCATAATGATCGTAGTATTCCGAATAGCAAGAGGGATATTGTTCAAGGTTTGATTTTAACTGGGTGTTGGTGCATATGGAAGGCGAGGAACGCTCTAGTTTTTGAGTCGACCCCTATAAAGATAGAGAAAATTTTAAACGATATTAAGGTGTTAGGTTTTTTTGTGGTTTTCGTCTAGGTCGAATCAGAAGTCTTGTTCATGGGAGAACTGGTGTAAAGCTGTATATATGTAATTTCTGTTGTGTTTTTGTGCCGGCCCGGTTTGGGTCGGTTCTTTGTTAATAAAGTTCACCTTAAAAAAAAAGGATATATTTAATTATAGATCAATGTCAATTTATATTAGTAGCAAAATGACAAAATGATGATTAGAATCAATTCCCTTTATCGAAAAAAATGAAGTTAGAAGGATATATTTAATTAGAGATCAATGGCAATCTATGATTTTTCCACAACCAAGAAGTTCTGTTAATAGCTTTCCCCAACAATTATAATTCTTTTTGTTATATAATTCTATTTTATAGATATgtaaaagggtttttttttattaGAGCGCAAATTATATAGCTTTATGAAAATACCAAAAAAAAGTCTTCAATCAAAATTCCCTTCAATTACATAGTGACACATGTTTAAAGATTCAACAACCCACAACTACTATAAACTGTAAACTTACGTGTGTACGGAGAAAGAAGGGTTTTCTAGAAATTTGACTTTGACCAAAATTACCTATAATGGATCCGAGGAGTAACTCTTGCTAATCATGAAAACTTCAAGACGACGTACCTTTACGCTATTAGACTCCCAAACTTTTATATTTAAAAGTCAAACCATAATGGTTATAAAAAATATGATTTGTGTTTCATATAAGAATTTTGATAGATTAAAAACGGTAATAGAGGATGGGGTCGGGTCTAATTGGCAAAGACATTGAAAATAAAATGTTGCTCCTCTTAAAGTTAAGGGTTAGAGCCCCGTCAAAGATAGATTCGGTATAATTTAAgcggttcaaaaaaaaaaaacaaaaaaaaaaaaccggtgAATAAAATGTTAAATCTGTAGAAAATTAATATATGTTTTGATTTTCATTCATCTATATCTATAGTTCTACACTACTATAAAATACATTTAGATAGGACACTATTGAAATTTACCTTAAAATTTAAGATGTCTAAGACAAATTTTGCGGCGTAGGGTACAAGTGCTCTAAGACAATGTTGCCATTTGATGACTTTAACatgatttgaaaaataaaaataaaaatcaattTTGACTAGAAACGATTTTTTGAGGGAAAATGTAGTGTTAACACGTAACATTACTTGGTGTCGCACGAATAGTGTAGTTCAAGCATAGGAGTCTGCGCATAGTGGATAATTTTGTTGCCCGACTATCtgtcattgctttgtaattgccctttttcgtgtggaatgatattgATTTATCTcctctaaaaaaaataaaaaaaaataattttgtttAGTAGTTCTTGTATGATAGTTCTCGCGATAGTTTTTGCATAGATATGTTTCGCATAAAGTTGTACAAAAACTATAGATCTTGCATGGAGAGATTTTGCATAAGGACTTGTGCGAAAAGTAACCAAATTGTTACGCCCCGACTAAGGGGGTCAGGCGTTTTAACAGATTGAAAACAAATTGATGTTTATAGTTTACACTATGCCCAGGTGTTCTAATGAACTTATACCCTCTATTGCCATAAGTTCAACCTATGCTCTGCTACATAAGTCATGTTTTGTCAAAATACATGCCACATACGGTTCGCAGACCATGGTGGAGTGGTTTCCTGGTCCTGAGTCGGTCTACTGTATGTGCGGGACTCCTCAAGTAGCACTATCCATATATTTTGTGGGCTCAAACCCTGGAGTGAATGATTGTCTAGTGTGTGCAGGATGGTCTTATAACCAACCACCATGTATGTAAAAGAATGTATATAAAACAAGCATAtattcaccccaaaacattttaAGGTGTGAATACATGATACAAAGGTAAATTATTATGATAGGCAATAGAAAGGTCATCAACACTCATACAAAATGAAACAACAAAGATACAACACTCATTTATTCAAATAATAAGACCACATGTGGCATGCTTGGTGGGTGTGTAGATGGTACTCACTGCTCAATAGGGTTCAAGAAGGCCGGTTTGATCATGGCAACAAAGGAAAGCAATGTACTTCTCCATGAGGCGATGACACTCCGGGCACCTCATGCCTTCTGGGATCCTACCTGCTGCAATTGGAAACTCGAATCGGCAGCAGTTGTTTGCAGCAACATGAAGCTTGTCATGGTAGTCTTTAAATGACAAATCAAAACCCTTTGTTGGGATGTCATTTTTCCACAAGTCGAAATCAGCTGGTGTTTGAAGCATGGTGGATCCATGTCCAGTGGTCAGAATCTTTGATCCTCTACAAAACAAAGCCCACGGACCGTCCTTGTCATAACTTAGCAGTTTCTTGATCTGTTGCATCATGTGGTCTTGATCATCAGCTCTTTTTAACTGAATCTTGGAGTACAACATGCTCTCCAACCGCGCCCAGAAGAACCACATCAGGGTAGTTTCTTGCCAGCTGTGGCTAAGCTTCTCAACGCTTATGGTAGCCGTAGCCCTGCGCACGCTTTCTTTCTTATGGCTTTTTCCGACATACGCCATCTCTAGTGGGATGCCTGCAGCACGTGCCATGGCTCGTGCAGTGTTGGTGAATTTGCGAATCCATTCGATATCATCCCCTCCATACAAGAATATATACTTGTCTTGTGTTATCTACAAATGCATTACACCAAACCATTTATCATATAAAAAGACAATCTTTGTTACTTATTACATAAAAAGATTAGTTGGAAGAACTCACCCAATTGGATATGTTAGGATCCATGCCACTCACAAGCAACTCTAGCCTCCAAGTCTCATCCTTCCACAACAGTTCTTCTTTACTGCTGGTGAAAGGAAAGGCACTGGTCCCCCAAATCCACATCATGTGCATGGCATTGGGGCTCAACTCTCTTCCTTGTGTGTCCAACACTACTAGGATAGGCTTGTTCCTGAAGTGCCACCTGTCACCAATCGACTTGACAACTGCGTTGTCAATGATGGAAGGGTGGTACACAGAATACCATGGCATTTTGTTTCTCATCTCTTCAACTTTCATGTCCATCTCACTGGTGTATTTTACCGATGGGTCCACAATGGGGATCCACACGATCTCATATGGACCATCCGTCCGTGTTCCCTGAACACGAGAGTCGCTGTAGATTTCCTCAAGGATTGACAGCTCATCTTGGGGCATATCTAGTCCTGATATCAGCAGCAATACATTCCTCTTTCTAAGGACATCCAGACTAACCTGTTATAAGTCCAGTTTTGCATAGTGTTAATGGCAATATAAGCGTGTGTAAATTTGATCGATAATGATATACTATACCCTCTTTTTAGTAGATCCATCAAAGAGTGGTAGTATATCATCCCTGGGACTAATCAAGACTTTGAGGATTTTCATATTATCATAATGGATTGTTTCGAATAGCTGATTGAAAGTCCTCCTGAATTCAATTTCTTTCTTCTCTCCTGCATTAATCAAACTAGATGATGTCCATTACAAGCGGTAGTTTACATTTCAATCGTTTATTGTACGTTTAACATACCGATGACACGACGACAGTTCTCCAGTTGCTGCCTGAGGAACTCATGGATGTGATTGATCTTTAAAGCTAAGGTGGATAGTTCCCATGATTGCAATTCA encodes the following:
- the LOC110898698 gene encoding protein SIEVE ELEMENT OCCLUSION B, with the protein product MDASMSKFMKGIPALTSERKPLTGTTSAPNPVPQQQQQPQQQQQQQQMQQQQPMVPNQQLTSLASNPLQKQLMVPNHQMNNPVVRQMVGPMQKKLITNEGNSVFSASDDNVIMRQVIDTHLPDGTDVDVKPLLLIVQDILKHSTINADHVPSDEHTNGDKPDRKSHQTNVVVMLNSLTHIIDKLASEMALRCLTGGDGHATALALFHTMGNFHWDAKLVLTLAAFALNYGEFWLLAQIYSSNQLAKSMAILKQVPTIMEHTAPLKPRFDALQKLIHSIIELTLCIVEFKELPSVYITPDMPAMASAMNTIPTAVYWNIRGIIACATQVASLTSMGHEYGIASTELQSWELSTLALKINHIHEFLRQQLENCRRVIGEKKEIEFRRTFNQLFETIHYDNMKILKVLISPRDDILPLFDGSTKKRVSLDVLRKRNVLLLISGLDMPQDELSILEEIYSDSRVQGTRTDGPYEIVWIPIVDPSVKYTSEMDMKVEEMRNKMPWYSVYHPSIIDNAVVKSIGDRWHFRNKPILVVLDTQGRELSPNAMHMMWIWGTSAFPFTSSKEELLWKDETWRLELLVSGMDPNISNWITQDKYIFLYGGDDIEWIRKFTNTARAMARAAGIPLEMAYVGKSHKKESVRRATATISVEKLSHSWQETTLMWFFWARLESMLYSKIQLKRADDQDHMMQQIKKLLSYDKDGPWALFCRGSKILTTGHGSTMLQTPADFDLWKNDIPTKGFDLSFKDYHDKLHVAANNCCRFEFPIAAGRIPEGMRCPECHRLMEKYIAFLCCHDQTGLLEPY